Proteins from one Burkholderia oklahomensis C6786 genomic window:
- a CDS encoding acyl-CoA synthetase, translated as MAVRDIHDIEQIERVPLHARALPANTLQIFDERAAKTPDAPALTFFLDADRHERSHTWTFAELRADIVRTTNVLASLGIGAGDVAAFVLPNLPETHFAIWGGEAAGIAMAINPLLDGAQIAELVDAARAKVLLCVAPTPGVDIWPKLAPHLDAMPTVETVVWVDLRPYVSLPKRAALAWIERREKARAHGTRVRIVNLHAEMRRQPGDRLIKPRTIAPDEPSSYFCTGGTTGRPKIAVRTHGCEVFDVWSASETQVRDGDDARTVFCGLPLFHVNGQLVTGLMAWLRGHHVVLGTPQGYRGKNVIARFWEIVEAYRINAFSGVPTLYAALLQQPVGRHDIGSLEYAACGAAPMPVELARSFERTTGVKIVEGYGLTESACVASLNPLDGERRIGSIGLRLPYQRMRAVIVDDTGRYVRDALVDEVGLITLSGPNVFRGYLDPAHERGLWIDVAGERWLNTGDLGRRDADGYFWLVGRKKELIIRGGHNIDPRVIEDALVAHPAVALAAAIGRPDAHAGELPVAYVQLKAGASADEDALLAFAAGAIPERAAVPKHVRILDAVPTTAVGKIFKPELQRREIADVVAACARDAQAALERVDVVQDARRGLVAKVAVRGPRDALAERLSRHAFAVDWVERGERAGDDALAAAAERHRTS; from the coding sequence ATGGCGGTTCGCGACATCCACGATATCGAGCAGATCGAGCGCGTGCCGCTCCACGCGCGCGCGCTGCCCGCCAACACGCTGCAGATCTTCGACGAGCGCGCGGCCAAGACGCCCGACGCGCCCGCCCTCACCTTCTTTCTCGACGCCGACCGGCACGAGCGGTCGCACACGTGGACCTTCGCCGAGCTGCGCGCCGACATCGTCAGGACCACGAACGTGCTCGCGAGTCTCGGCATCGGCGCGGGCGACGTCGCCGCGTTCGTGCTGCCGAATCTGCCCGAAACGCATTTCGCGATCTGGGGCGGCGAGGCGGCCGGCATCGCGATGGCGATCAATCCCCTCCTCGACGGCGCGCAGATCGCCGAGCTCGTCGACGCGGCGCGCGCGAAGGTGCTGCTCTGCGTCGCGCCGACGCCCGGCGTCGACATCTGGCCTAAGCTCGCGCCGCATCTCGACGCGATGCCGACCGTCGAGACCGTCGTGTGGGTCGACCTGCGGCCTTACGTGTCGCTGCCGAAGCGCGCGGCGCTCGCGTGGATCGAACGCCGCGAGAAGGCGCGCGCGCACGGCACGCGGGTCCGGATCGTCAATCTGCATGCCGAAATGCGTCGGCAGCCGGGCGACCGGCTGATCAAGCCGCGCACGATCGCGCCCGACGAACCGTCGTCGTACTTCTGCACGGGCGGCACGACGGGGCGCCCGAAGATCGCGGTGCGCACGCACGGCTGCGAGGTGTTCGACGTGTGGTCGGCGAGCGAGACGCAGGTGCGCGACGGCGACGACGCGCGGACGGTCTTCTGCGGGCTGCCGCTCTTTCACGTGAACGGCCAGCTCGTGACGGGCCTGATGGCGTGGCTGCGCGGCCATCACGTCGTGCTCGGCACGCCGCAAGGCTATCGCGGCAAGAACGTGATCGCGCGGTTCTGGGAGATCGTCGAGGCGTACCGGATCAACGCGTTCTCCGGCGTGCCGACGCTGTACGCGGCGCTCTTGCAGCAGCCGGTCGGCCGGCACGACATCGGCTCGCTCGAATACGCGGCATGCGGCGCGGCGCCGATGCCCGTCGAGCTCGCGCGCAGCTTCGAGCGGACGACCGGCGTGAAGATCGTCGAAGGCTACGGGCTCACCGAGAGTGCATGCGTCGCGTCGCTGAATCCGCTCGACGGCGAGCGGCGCATCGGCTCGATCGGCCTGCGCCTGCCGTATCAGCGGATGCGCGCGGTGATCGTCGACGACACGGGCCGCTACGTGCGCGACGCGCTCGTCGACGAGGTCGGGCTGATCACGCTGTCCGGGCCGAACGTGTTTCGCGGCTATCTCGATCCGGCGCACGAGCGCGGACTGTGGATCGACGTCGCGGGCGAACGCTGGCTGAACACGGGCGATCTCGGCCGCCGCGACGCGGACGGCTATTTCTGGCTCGTCGGCCGCAAGAAGGAGCTGATCATTCGCGGCGGGCACAACATCGATCCGCGCGTCATCGAGGACGCGCTCGTCGCGCACCCGGCCGTCGCGCTCGCGGCGGCGATCGGCCGGCCGGACGCGCACGCGGGCGAGCTGCCCGTCGCCTATGTGCAACTGAAGGCCGGCGCGAGCGCCGACGAAGACGCGCTGCTCGCGTTCGCCGCGGGCGCGATCCCCGAGCGCGCGGCGGTGCCGAAGCACGTGCGGATCCTCGACGCCGTGCCGACCACCGCGGTCGGCAAGATCTTCAAGCCGGAGCTGCAGCGGCGCGAGATCGCGGACGTCGTCGCCGCGTGCGCGCGCGACGCGCAGGCCGCGCTCGAGCGGGTCGACGTCGTGCAGGACGCGCGGCGCGGGCTCGTCGCGAAGGTCGCCGTGCGCGGACCGCGCGACGCGCTCGCCGAGCGGCTCTCCCGCCATGCGTTTGCGGTCGATTGGGTCGAACGGGGCGAGCGCGCCGGCGACGACGCGCTCGCCGCAGCCGCCGAGCGCCATCGCACGTCATGA
- a CDS encoding MFS transporter, with protein sequence MQNLDSTVVATALPSMARDLHVNVVFLSSAITSYLVALTVFIPVSGWIADRFGAKRIFIAAIAIFTAASMMCAAANGLAALIAARILQGAGGALMVPVGRLILYRGVSRSEMLAATTWLTMPALVGPLLGPPLGGFLTDALSWRAVFWINAPVGIAGIALAARLIPASAGERRAPPDLVGMLLVGAALAALMLGVETAGRGVLPAGGPALGIGAGIVLGALAIRHCRRVEHPAVDLSLLRIPTFHAATVAGSLFRAGAGALPFLVPLTLQVGFGASASKSGVITLASALGSLVMRPMTHAALHRTSMRTVLIAGSVSFAAVLVACATLSAAWPDAAVFALLLVGGLSRSLSFASMGALVFSDVPSDRLSAATSFQGTAQQLMRAVGVAVAASALHLTMLIGGRGRASQMDFACAFVAIALVVLASVPMFAALPADAGEGLAGRARE encoded by the coding sequence ATGCAGAACCTCGACAGCACGGTCGTCGCGACCGCGCTGCCGAGCATGGCGCGCGACCTCCACGTGAACGTCGTGTTCCTGAGCAGCGCGATCACGTCGTATCTCGTCGCGCTGACCGTGTTCATCCCGGTCAGCGGCTGGATCGCGGACCGTTTCGGCGCGAAGCGCATATTCATCGCGGCGATCGCGATCTTCACGGCGGCGTCGATGATGTGCGCGGCGGCGAATGGGCTTGCGGCGCTGATCGCCGCGCGCATCCTGCAAGGCGCGGGCGGTGCGCTGATGGTGCCCGTCGGCCGCCTGATCCTCTACCGGGGCGTGTCGCGCAGCGAGATGCTCGCCGCGACCACCTGGCTCACGATGCCGGCGCTCGTCGGCCCGCTGCTCGGGCCGCCGCTCGGCGGCTTCCTGACGGACGCGCTGTCGTGGCGCGCGGTGTTCTGGATCAACGCTCCGGTCGGCATCGCCGGCATCGCGCTCGCGGCGCGGCTCATTCCCGCGTCGGCGGGCGAGCGGCGCGCGCCGCCCGATCTCGTGGGCATGCTGCTCGTCGGCGCGGCGCTCGCCGCGCTGATGCTCGGCGTCGAGACGGCGGGCCGCGGCGTGCTGCCCGCCGGCGGGCCGGCGCTCGGCATCGGCGCGGGCATCGTGCTCGGCGCGCTCGCGATCCGTCATTGCCGGCGCGTCGAGCATCCGGCCGTCGACCTGTCGCTGCTCAGGATTCCGACCTTTCATGCGGCGACGGTCGCGGGCAGCCTGTTTCGCGCGGGCGCCGGCGCGCTGCCGTTTCTCGTGCCGCTCACGCTGCAGGTCGGCTTCGGCGCGAGCGCGTCGAAAAGCGGCGTCATCACGCTCGCGAGCGCGCTCGGCTCGCTCGTGATGCGGCCGATGACGCATGCGGCGCTGCATCGCACGTCGATGCGCACGGTGCTGATCGCGGGCAGCGTGTCGTTCGCGGCGGTGCTCGTCGCGTGCGCGACGCTGTCGGCCGCGTGGCCGGACGCGGCGGTGTTCGCGCTCTTGCTCGTCGGCGGTCTGTCGCGTTCGCTCAGCTTCGCGTCGATGGGCGCGCTCGTGTTCTCCGACGTGCCGAGCGACCGGCTGTCGGCGGCGACGTCGTTCCAGGGAACCGCGCAGCAGTTGATGAGGGCAGTCGGCGTCGCCGTCGCGGCGAGCGCGCTGCATCTGACGATGCTGATCGGCGGGCGCGGGCGCGCGAGCCAGATGGATTTCGCGTGCGCGTTCGTCGCGATCGCGCTCGTCGTGCTCGCATCGGTGCCGATGTTCGCGGCGCTGCCGGCCGATGCCGGCGAAGGGCTCGCCGGGCGGGCGCGCGAGTGA
- a CDS encoding class I SAM-dependent methyltransferase, with the protein MSSDPNTAPPSAPQNIYDDASFFEGYRTLRHGDTGLNGALEFPALKRLLPNLAGLHVLDLGCGFGEFARYARAHGAVSVTAVDVSSRMLDEARARTEDNAITYLQRSIETYHAATRAFDLVVSSLALHYVEDYAGVVARIYDSLRSNGRLVFSVEHPICTAYPTGWVRDDDGRKQHWPVDRYRQEGRRDTRWFVDGVVKYHRTVETYVNTLLKAGFTLTHLGEPAPIPEALAVRPDLEADCRRPPVLFLAATRAGS; encoded by the coding sequence GTGAGCAGCGATCCCAACACGGCGCCACCGTCCGCGCCGCAGAACATCTACGACGACGCATCGTTCTTCGAAGGCTACCGTACGCTTCGGCACGGCGACACCGGCTTGAACGGCGCACTCGAATTTCCCGCGCTCAAGCGCCTCCTGCCCAATCTCGCGGGCCTGCACGTGCTCGACCTCGGCTGCGGCTTCGGCGAGTTCGCCCGCTACGCGCGCGCGCACGGCGCCGTGTCGGTGACGGCCGTCGACGTGTCGTCGCGAATGCTCGACGAAGCGCGCGCCCGCACCGAAGACAACGCGATCACCTACTTGCAGCGATCGATCGAGACCTATCACGCGGCGACGCGCGCGTTCGATCTCGTCGTGTCGTCGCTCGCACTGCACTACGTCGAGGACTACGCGGGCGTGGTCGCGCGGATCTACGATTCGCTGCGCTCGAACGGCCGCCTCGTGTTCTCGGTCGAGCATCCGATCTGCACCGCGTATCCGACGGGCTGGGTGCGCGACGACGACGGTCGCAAGCAGCACTGGCCCGTCGACCGCTACCGGCAGGAGGGACGGCGCGATACGCGCTGGTTCGTCGACGGCGTGGTCAAGTACCACCGCACGGTCGAGACCTACGTGAACACGCTGCTGAAGGCGGGCTTCACGCTCACGCACCTCGGCGAGCCGGCGCCGATTCCCGAGGCGCTCGCGGTGCGGCCGGACCTCGAAGCGGACTGCCGGCGGCCGCCGGTGCTGTTCCTCGCGGCGACGCGTGCGGGCAGTTGA
- the osmF gene encoding glycine betaine ABC transporter substrate-binding protein OsmF — MKIPRFSRTLRAAAAAVAVSLVCAAPGAHAADAVTVASKIDTEGNLLGNVIAQVLKAHGIAVVDKIGLGATPIVRRALTTGEIDIYPEYTGNAAFFFNKADDPAWKNAAQGYALAKQLDYAANRIVWLAPAPANNTWGVAVLSSVAKSQHLKTFSDFGKWVGAGGKVKLAASAEFVNSASALPSFEKAYGFKLKPEQMLVLSGGDTAATIKAAAQQTDGVNAAMVYGTDGGIAATGLTVLDDDKHVQPVYAPTPIVREAVLKAHPQIADYLKPVFASLDLKTLQTLNARIQINGEPAASVAASYLKSKGFVK, encoded by the coding sequence ATGAAGATTCCCCGTTTCAGCCGTACCCTGCGCGCGGCCGCCGCCGCGGTGGCCGTCTCGCTCGTTTGCGCCGCGCCCGGCGCGCACGCCGCCGACGCGGTGACCGTCGCGTCGAAGATCGACACCGAAGGCAACCTGCTCGGCAACGTGATCGCGCAGGTGCTGAAGGCGCACGGCATCGCCGTCGTCGACAAGATCGGGCTCGGCGCGACGCCGATCGTCCGACGCGCGCTGACGACGGGCGAAATCGACATCTACCCGGAATACACCGGCAACGCCGCGTTCTTTTTCAACAAGGCCGACGATCCCGCGTGGAAGAACGCCGCGCAAGGCTACGCGCTCGCGAAGCAGCTCGACTACGCGGCGAACCGGATCGTCTGGCTCGCGCCCGCGCCCGCGAACAACACGTGGGGCGTCGCGGTGCTGAGCTCGGTCGCGAAGTCGCAGCATCTGAAGACGTTCAGCGATTTCGGCAAGTGGGTCGGCGCGGGCGGCAAGGTGAAGCTCGCCGCGTCGGCCGAATTCGTCAACAGCGCGTCCGCGCTGCCGTCGTTCGAGAAGGCGTACGGCTTCAAGCTGAAGCCGGAGCAGATGCTCGTGCTGTCGGGCGGCGACACCGCCGCGACGATCAAGGCCGCCGCGCAGCAGACGGACGGCGTGAACGCCGCGATGGTCTACGGCACCGACGGCGGCATCGCGGCGACGGGGCTCACGGTCCTCGACGACGACAAGCACGTGCAGCCCGTCTACGCGCCGACGCCGATCGTCCGCGAGGCGGTGCTGAAAGCGCATCCGCAGATCGCCGATTACCTGAAACCGGTGTTCGCGAGCCTCGATCTGAAGACGCTGCAGACGCTCAACGCGCGGATCCAGATCAACGGCGAGCCGGCCGCGAGCGTCGCGGCGAGCTATCTGAAATCGAAGGGCTTCGTCAAATGA
- a CDS encoding ABC transporter permease: MTARTAGGAGAPAPASRPDAAPAWLARVDKVGVLIAVLVAYAAFFEPFVTLRANRIAGGSGLALDAVFPALHARALASLWAAGALFALVRSRAALRAAAGAALVVVLCIAVGAAPAHLVTPDTPLARVSPAAGAWLLLFAFAVLIADALARIALAPGIRLVALAAAVAALAAFIHGGCWDGLSVMQEYAVRADTFRSEAIRHLALVTGSVAAAVAAGVPLGIGCTRSAALRGALLPLLNVVQTIPSIALYGLLMAPLAILAARVPLAAAFGVSGIGVAPALIALFLYALLPIVSSVVVGFAQVPAAVVEAAQAMGMTGRERLVAVELPLALPVVLSGVRIVLVQNIGLAAVAALIGGGGFGTFIFQGIGQSATDLVLLGALPTIALALVTAVLFEAATEIAKGARR; the protein is encoded by the coding sequence ATGACGGCGCGCACGGCGGGCGGAGCCGGTGCGCCCGCCCCCGCGTCGCGCCCGGACGCGGCGCCGGCGTGGCTCGCGCGCGTCGACAAGGTCGGCGTGCTGATCGCGGTGCTCGTCGCGTACGCGGCATTTTTCGAGCCGTTCGTCACGCTGCGCGCGAACCGGATCGCGGGCGGATCGGGGCTTGCGCTCGACGCGGTGTTTCCCGCTCTACACGCTCGTGCGCTCGCCTCGCTGTGGGCGGCGGGCGCGCTGTTCGCGCTCGTCCGCAGCCGCGCCGCTTTGCGCGCCGCCGCCGGCGCCGCGCTCGTCGTCGTGCTGTGCATCGCCGTCGGCGCCGCGCCCGCGCACCTCGTCACGCCCGACACGCCGCTCGCGCGCGTGTCGCCCGCGGCGGGCGCGTGGCTGCTGCTGTTCGCGTTCGCGGTGCTGATCGCCGATGCGCTCGCCCGCATCGCGCTCGCGCCGGGCATCCGTCTCGTCGCGCTCGCCGCCGCGGTCGCGGCGCTCGCGGCGTTCATCCACGGGGGCTGCTGGGACGGGCTGTCGGTGATGCAGGAATATGCGGTGCGCGCCGACACGTTCCGCAGCGAGGCGATCCGCCACCTTGCGCTCGTCACCGGCTCGGTCGCCGCGGCGGTCGCGGCCGGCGTGCCGCTCGGCATCGGCTGCACGCGCTCGGCCGCGCTGCGCGGCGCGCTGCTGCCGCTCCTGAACGTCGTGCAGACGATCCCGAGCATCGCGCTGTACGGCCTGCTGATGGCGCCCCTCGCGATCCTCGCCGCGCGCGTGCCGCTCGCCGCCGCATTCGGCGTGAGCGGAATCGGCGTCGCGCCCGCGCTGATCGCCCTCTTCCTGTATGCGCTGCTGCCGATCGTGTCGAGCGTCGTCGTCGGCTTCGCGCAGGTGCCGGCCGCCGTCGTCGAGGCCGCGCAGGCGATGGGGATGACGGGCCGCGAGCGGCTCGTCGCGGTCGAGCTGCCGCTCGCGCTGCCCGTCGTGCTGTCCGGCGTGCGCATCGTGCTCGTGCAGAACATCGGCCTCGCCGCGGTCGCCGCGCTGATCGGCGGCGGCGGCTTCGGCACGTTCATCTTCCAGGGGATCGGCCAGTCGGCGACCGACCTCGTGCTGCTCGGCGCGCTGCCGACGATCGCGCTCGCGCTCGTCACGGCCGTGCTGTTCGAGGCCGCGACCGAGATCGCGAAAGGAGCGCGCCGATGA